In one Cellulomonas sp. JZ18 genomic region, the following are encoded:
- a CDS encoding bifunctional 3'-5' exonuclease/DNA polymerase has translation MPAYVVVVPDASARTVTLVDLDEHASETARRTTPAEALADQVRRVEAAADGAPPRWVWDDTRTRYPPLLAAGVRVERCHDLRLCHAILRHSARAAGSALALAPPGPWDDDVPTPTPHAPSLFDALDDLDAADEAAPDATTARDPLAELRAQLDAVAGATHAARLRLLLAAESTGALIAAEMHHDGLPWDAAVHDAILTDLLGPRPWGGARPQRLEELAEEIRTALVAPHLNPDSPPDLLRALRLQGFDVQSTSKWEVRGLDHPVVAPLLEYKKLSRLLSANGWAWLDQWVHDGRFRPEYVVGGVVTGRWASDGGGALQLPAQVRDAVRADPGWRLVVADAAQLEPRVLAAMSGDRDMAAAARHADLYQGVADAGVVPTRTDAKYAMLGAIYGATSGAAAQLMPHLARAFPRAVALVEDAARAGERGDVVTTWLGRSSPPASEALRVALAAAAGEGAGADDVRETRRRARDRGRFTRNFVVQGTAAEWAMCWMASLRRRLRGVEGRPHLVFFLHDEVVVHSPAAVADEVAAAVRASAEEAGRLLFGATPVDFALDLSVVDSYAAAD, from the coding sequence GTGCCCGCGTACGTCGTCGTCGTCCCCGACGCGTCCGCGCGCACCGTCACTCTGGTCGACCTCGACGAGCACGCGAGCGAGACGGCCCGACGCACGACGCCGGCCGAGGCTCTCGCCGACCAGGTCCGCCGGGTCGAGGCCGCGGCCGACGGCGCACCGCCGCGCTGGGTCTGGGACGACACGCGCACCCGCTACCCGCCGCTGCTCGCCGCCGGCGTGCGCGTCGAGCGCTGCCACGACCTGCGGCTGTGCCACGCGATCCTGCGGCACTCCGCACGGGCGGCCGGCTCGGCGCTCGCGCTCGCGCCGCCCGGACCCTGGGACGACGACGTGCCGACGCCGACGCCGCACGCGCCGTCCCTGTTCGACGCGCTGGACGACCTCGACGCGGCCGACGAGGCGGCACCCGACGCCACGACGGCACGCGACCCCCTCGCCGAGCTGCGTGCCCAGCTCGACGCGGTCGCGGGCGCGACGCACGCCGCCCGCCTGCGCCTGCTGCTCGCGGCCGAGTCGACGGGTGCGCTGATCGCCGCCGAGATGCACCACGACGGCCTGCCGTGGGACGCGGCCGTGCACGACGCGATCCTCACGGACCTCCTGGGGCCCCGGCCGTGGGGCGGCGCGCGGCCGCAGCGCCTCGAGGAGCTCGCCGAGGAGATCCGCACGGCGCTCGTCGCCCCGCACCTCAACCCGGACTCGCCGCCGGACCTGCTGCGCGCGCTGCGACTGCAGGGCTTCGACGTGCAGTCGACCAGCAAGTGGGAGGTGCGCGGGCTCGACCACCCCGTCGTCGCACCGCTGCTGGAGTACAAGAAGCTGTCCCGCCTGCTGTCCGCGAACGGGTGGGCCTGGCTCGACCAGTGGGTGCACGACGGGCGGTTCCGGCCGGAGTACGTGGTGGGCGGGGTGGTCACCGGGCGGTGGGCGTCCGACGGCGGCGGGGCGCTGCAGCTGCCCGCGCAGGTGCGCGACGCCGTGCGGGCCGACCCCGGCTGGCGGCTCGTCGTGGCGGACGCCGCCCAGCTGGAGCCGCGCGTGCTCGCCGCGATGTCCGGCGACCGCGACATGGCGGCCGCCGCGCGGCACGCCGACCTGTACCAGGGCGTCGCCGACGCGGGCGTCGTCCCGACCCGGACGGACGCGAAGTACGCGATGCTCGGCGCGATCTACGGCGCGACGTCCGGTGCGGCTGCGCAGCTCATGCCGCACCTGGCGCGGGCGTTCCCGCGGGCGGTCGCGCTCGTCGAGGACGCCGCGCGGGCCGGTGAGCGCGGCGACGTCGTGACGACGTGGCTCGGCCGGTCGTCCCCGCCGGCGTCCGAGGCGCTGCGCGTCGCGCTGGCCGCGGCCGCCGGTGAGGGCGCCGGGGCGGACGACGTCCGCGAGACGCGCCGCCGGGCGCGGGACCGCGGGCGCTTCACGCGCAACTTCGTCGTCCAGGGCACCGCCGCCGAGTGGGCGATGTGCTGGATGGCGTCGCTGCGCCGCCGGCTGCGCGGCGTGGAGGGCCGCCCGCACCTCGTGTTCTTCCTGCACGACGAGGTGGTCGTGCACTCCCCCGCGGCCGTCGCGGACGAGGTCGCCGCCGCCGTGCGCGCGTCCGCGGAGGAGGCGGGGCGCCTGCTGTTCGGCGCGACGCCGGTCGACTTCGCCCTGGACCTGTCGGTCGTCGACTCGTACGCCGCCGCCGACTGA
- a CDS encoding PmoA family protein, whose protein sequence is MTTRLPRLDARPALRALHDVGRAVDVVHDGTTLARYVYVPDDVQLESPKPYVHPLRTRGGDLVSEFRPHDHVWHKGIAWSLPVVGDENFWGGPTFVSPEASEHGYVQLDNDGSMDHQALTRLDVGTGPAGDRVDLAHTLAWHTQGGEHVVDEERALAVVVPADRDDAWVLLFDTTMTNVSGRDLPIGSPTTRGRENAGYGGLFWRGPRSFTGGTLLAPDFAGGEEVRGQRGPWMGFTGRQDGTGNAATIVMVDAPDNPVHPPQWFARRDMFACLNPAPFFSEEVPFDAGATLRFRYAVIVADGTGDPASAEALADLGAGILSA, encoded by the coding sequence ATGACCACCCGCCTGCCCCGCCTCGACGCCCGTCCCGCGCTGCGCGCCCTGCACGACGTCGGCCGCGCCGTCGACGTCGTGCACGACGGCACGACGCTCGCCCGCTACGTGTACGTGCCGGACGACGTGCAGCTCGAGTCGCCCAAGCCGTACGTGCACCCCCTGCGCACCCGCGGCGGTGACCTGGTCAGCGAGTTCCGCCCGCACGACCACGTGTGGCACAAGGGCATCGCCTGGTCGCTGCCGGTGGTCGGGGACGAGAACTTCTGGGGCGGGCCGACGTTCGTCTCCCCGGAGGCGTCCGAGCACGGGTACGTGCAGCTCGACAACGACGGGTCGATGGACCACCAGGCGCTCACCCGGCTCGACGTCGGGACGGGTCCGGCGGGCGACCGCGTCGACCTCGCGCACACCCTGGCCTGGCACACGCAGGGCGGCGAGCACGTCGTGGACGAGGAGCGTGCGCTGGCCGTCGTCGTCCCCGCCGACCGCGACGACGCGTGGGTGCTCCTGTTCGACACGACGATGACCAACGTCTCCGGCCGCGACCTGCCCATCGGCTCGCCGACGACCCGCGGCCGCGAGAACGCGGGCTACGGCGGCCTGTTCTGGCGCGGGCCGCGCTCGTTCACCGGCGGCACCCTGCTGGCGCCCGACTTCGCCGGGGGCGAGGAGGTGCGCGGGCAGCGCGGGCCGTGGATGGGCTTCACCGGCCGGCAGGACGGCACCGGCAACGCCGCGACGATCGTCATGGTCGACGCGCCCGACAACCCCGTCCACCCGCCGCAGTGGTTCGCCCGCCGGGACATGTTCGCGTGCCTCAACCCCGCGCCGTTCTTCAGCGAGGAGGTGCCGTTCGACGCCGGCGCGACGCTGCGGTTCCGGTATGCCGTGATCGTCGCGGACGGAACGGGTGATCCTGCGTCGGCCGAGGCGCTCGCGGACCTCGGGGCGGGCATCCTGTCCGCATGA
- a CDS encoding cupin domain-containing protein: MTTLPGGVSVSRLRVYDWAAPDGVGLAGSGTPHMHLASAEAYVVLSGTGAVHTLGPDGFAVHPLAPGVIVQMRPGVIHRAVNDGDLEVLVVMSNAGLPEAGDAVMTFPPQVLADGASYRAAATLPTGGTRGVVSDADVAAAARARRDLALEGYAALIAAAERQGPRAALLPFFEAAVRLVRPQVPRWQDLWGRTAFADTDGTARVLEGLMRGAAPHLQLARAERVEARPAPRRYGMCGRLQTWDLGG; encoded by the coding sequence ATGACCACCCTGCCCGGCGGCGTCAGCGTGAGCCGCCTGCGGGTGTACGACTGGGCGGCCCCCGACGGTGTCGGGCTCGCCGGGAGCGGCACACCCCACATGCACCTGGCCTCCGCGGAGGCCTACGTCGTCCTGTCCGGCACCGGCGCGGTGCACACGCTGGGCCCCGACGGGTTCGCGGTGCACCCGCTCGCGCCGGGCGTGATCGTGCAGATGCGCCCCGGCGTCATCCACCGCGCGGTCAACGACGGGGACCTCGAGGTGCTGGTCGTCATGTCCAACGCCGGCCTGCCCGAGGCCGGGGACGCCGTCATGACGTTCCCGCCGCAGGTGCTCGCCGACGGTGCGTCCTACCGCGCCGCGGCGACGCTGCCGACCGGGGGGACCCGCGGCGTCGTCTCCGACGCCGACGTCGCGGCGGCCGCCCGCGCCCGGCGCGACCTCGCGCTCGAGGGGTACGCCGCGCTGATCGCCGCCGCGGAGCGGCAGGGACCGCGGGCCGCGCTGCTGCCGTTCTTCGAGGCCGCGGTGCGGCTCGTGCGCCCGCAGGTGCCGCGCTGGCAGGACCTGTGGGGGCGGACCGCGTTCGCCGACACCGACGGCACGGCGCGGGTGCTCGAGGGGCTCATGCGCGGCGCGGCGCCGCACCTGCAGCTCGCGCGCGCGGAGCGGGTGGAGGCGCGTCCCGCGCCCCGGCGGTACGGGATGTGCGGCCGCCTGCAGACCTGGGACCTGGGCGGGTAG
- a CDS encoding Gfo/Idh/MocA family protein, with product MHETIVIGGGSIAHAHVHAVNAHGDRARVAAVVDVDADRARAFADEMGVPHATTDLAAALAGLDGAKPSLAHICTPPGTHVPLATQCLEAGVPVLVEKPPALSLAELDELLAVSERTGVDVAVVFQHRFGHAGLRVADALGEGRPLGRPLVAVCDTLWFRGDSYWDAPWRGSWEVEGGGPTMGHGIHQMDLLLALLGPWEEVTAMAARRARPTKTEDVSAAVVRFADGTIATVMNSLLSPRETSFIRIDAEAATVEVEHLYGYTDQNWRLTAAPGREDAAAWWAEGLDAEAPGSGHGVQVGAILDALDAGTTLPVSLREARDTLDLVAAIYASAFTGRPVRRGEITEGNPSYTSMAGPGTPWA from the coding sequence GTGCACGAGACGATCGTCATCGGCGGCGGATCCATCGCCCACGCCCACGTCCACGCCGTGAACGCGCACGGCGACCGCGCCCGCGTCGCCGCCGTGGTCGACGTGGACGCCGACCGCGCCCGCGCCTTCGCCGACGAGATGGGCGTCCCGCACGCCACAACGGACCTGGCCGCGGCGCTCGCCGGGCTCGACGGCGCGAAGCCGTCGCTCGCCCACATCTGCACCCCGCCGGGGACGCACGTGCCGCTCGCGACGCAGTGCCTCGAGGCCGGCGTGCCCGTGCTGGTCGAGAAGCCGCCGGCCCTCTCGCTCGCCGAGCTCGACGAGCTGCTCGCGGTCAGCGAGCGGACCGGCGTCGACGTCGCCGTGGTCTTCCAGCACCGGTTCGGGCACGCGGGGCTGCGCGTCGCCGACGCGCTCGGTGAGGGGCGTCCGCTGGGGCGTCCGCTCGTCGCCGTCTGCGACACGCTCTGGTTCCGCGGCGACTCCTACTGGGACGCGCCGTGGCGCGGCTCGTGGGAGGTCGAGGGCGGCGGCCCGACCATGGGCCACGGCATCCACCAGATGGACCTGCTCCTCGCGCTGCTCGGCCCGTGGGAGGAGGTCACCGCGATGGCCGCGCGCCGGGCCCGACCGACGAAGACGGAGGACGTCTCCGCCGCGGTCGTCCGGTTCGCGGACGGGACGATCGCGACCGTCATGAACTCTCTGCTGTCGCCGCGCGAGACCTCGTTCATCCGCATCGACGCCGAGGCCGCGACGGTCGAGGTGGAGCACCTGTACGGGTACACCGACCAGAACTGGCGGCTCACCGCGGCGCCCGGCCGCGAGGACGCCGCCGCGTGGTGGGCCGAGGGCCTCGACGCCGAGGCGCCCGGCAGCGGGCACGGCGTGCAGGTCGGCGCGATCCTCGACGCCCTCGACGCCGGCACCACCCTGCCGGTCAGCCTGCGCGAGGCCCGTGACACGCTCGACCTGGTCGCGGCCATCTACGCGTCGGCGTTCACGGGGCGGCCCGTCCGCCGCGGCGAGATCACCGAGGGCAACCCGTCGTACACGTCGATGGCGGGCCCGGGCACCCCCTGGGCCTAG
- a CDS encoding GNAT family N-acetyltransferase, translated as MPTSPGPAVVATDSRDAAFARYLRSLAASWDGLAAPDPDASVRRAPGFVALRHPHRPVLTNVAVLDAAATGDALAAVAPGPFAAWSHDPAGEAALAAAGLRRDVVTWPMLAALDDPRACDDGDRRADGVREVEPAVVARLNGVDPDLVDGVPGMRAFATAGTEAGLVLQPVEDDVVVSFVVTRPDARRQGWATILLRAALSAVRADGAGTATLQATAEARGLYERCGFRVVGRWQEWVPA; from the coding sequence GTGCCGACCAGCCCCGGGCCCGCCGTCGTCGCCACCGACTCGCGCGACGCCGCATTCGCCCGCTACCTGCGCTCCCTGGCCGCCTCGTGGGACGGGCTCGCGGCGCCCGACCCGGACGCGTCGGTGCGGCGCGCACCGGGCTTCGTCGCGCTGCGGCACCCGCACCGGCCGGTGCTGACGAACGTCGCGGTGCTCGACGCGGCGGCGACGGGCGACGCGCTCGCGGCCGTCGCACCCGGGCCCTTCGCGGCGTGGTCGCACGACCCGGCGGGGGAGGCCGCGCTGGCGGCGGCGGGACTGCGCCGCGACGTCGTGACCTGGCCGATGCTGGCCGCGCTGGACGACCCGCGTGCGTGCGACGACGGCGACCGGCGCGCGGACGGGGTCCGCGAGGTGGAGCCCGCGGTGGTCGCACGGCTCAACGGCGTCGACCCGGACCTCGTCGACGGCGTGCCCGGGATGCGCGCGTTCGCCACGGCGGGGACCGAGGCGGGGCTCGTGCTGCAGCCGGTGGAGGACGACGTCGTCGTGTCGTTCGTCGTCACCCGCCCCGACGCCCGCCGTCAGGGCTGGGCGACGATCCTGCTGCGCGCCGCCCTGTCCGCGGTGCGCGCGGACGGCGCGGGGACGGCGACGCTGCAGGCCACCGCCGAGGCGCGCGGGCTGTACGAACGGTGCGGGTTCCGGGTCGTCGGACGCTGGCAGGAGTGGGTGCCGGCCTGA
- a CDS encoding beta-galactosidase: MTASAQHPDRARWPLGLDGIGYGGDYNPEQWPDEVRQEDVRLMQEAGVTIVSVAIFSWARIEPREGELDWTWLDTTMDRLHGAGIRVSLATATASPPPWLTTKHPEILPVRDDGTVLWPGSRQHYRIASPVWRRYALAMARRVAERYADHPALAVWHVDNEIGCHVPHDFSDDAATAFRAWLRARYGTVDALNHAWGTAFWSQQYGSFDEVLPPRTAATLVNPTHRLDFARYSSDELLSYYTDLRDVLREVTPHVPATTNFMVQRHTGNMDYARWADEVDVVSNDHYVYADDPAPHVELAFSADLTRSVAKGEPWMLMEHSTSAVNWQGRNRARTSDESLRHSVQHLAHGADAIMFFQWRQSAAGAEKYHSAMLPHAGTDTDVWRNTVRLGNLLKAVGEVRGATQRPRAAVLFDWPSTWAAQLDSHPTDALDPRQQAVALHHALARRAVEADVVRATDDLTGYDLVLVPALYLVTDEGAAAVAAAAERGASVLVTFFSGIVDEHDHVRLGGYPGAFRDLLGVRTEEFWPLQPDERVRLDDGTEGELWSEKVHALDGTDVVRRFVGGPLDGVPAVTRRSVGEGAAWYLATWPTDADALQRVVDALVEESGVPRVVPDLPEGVEVTRRVADDGRSWLFVLNHTDAPVTVAASGRALVDARDVDGTLEVAAGAVEVVREAS, encoded by the coding sequence GTGACAGCATCCGCGCAGCACCCCGACCGCGCACGCTGGCCCCTCGGGCTCGACGGCATCGGCTACGGCGGTGACTACAACCCCGAGCAGTGGCCCGACGAGGTCCGGCAGGAGGACGTGCGCCTCATGCAGGAGGCGGGCGTCACGATCGTCAGCGTCGCGATCTTCTCCTGGGCTCGCATCGAGCCGCGCGAGGGCGAGCTCGACTGGACGTGGCTCGACACGACCATGGACCGCCTGCACGGCGCGGGCATCCGCGTGAGCCTGGCGACCGCCACGGCGAGCCCGCCGCCGTGGCTGACGACGAAGCACCCGGAGATCCTGCCGGTCCGCGACGACGGCACGGTCCTGTGGCCCGGCTCGCGCCAGCACTACCGGATCGCCTCCCCGGTGTGGCGCCGGTACGCGCTCGCGATGGCCCGGCGGGTCGCCGAGCGGTACGCGGACCACCCGGCGCTCGCGGTCTGGCACGTCGACAACGAGATCGGCTGCCACGTCCCGCACGACTTCTCCGACGACGCCGCGACGGCGTTCCGCGCCTGGCTCCGGGCCCGCTACGGCACCGTGGACGCGCTGAACCACGCGTGGGGCACGGCGTTCTGGTCCCAGCAGTACGGCTCGTTCGACGAGGTCCTGCCGCCGCGCACCGCCGCGACGCTGGTCAACCCGACGCACCGCCTCGACTTCGCCCGGTACTCCAGCGACGAGCTGCTGTCGTACTACACCGACCTGCGGGACGTGCTGCGCGAGGTGACCCCGCACGTGCCGGCGACGACCAACTTCATGGTCCAGCGGCACACGGGGAACATGGACTACGCGCGGTGGGCCGACGAGGTCGACGTCGTCTCGAACGACCACTACGTCTACGCCGACGACCCGGCCCCGCACGTCGAGCTCGCGTTCAGCGCGGACCTGACGCGGTCGGTCGCGAAGGGCGAGCCGTGGATGCTCATGGAGCACTCCACGTCCGCGGTCAACTGGCAGGGCCGCAACCGCGCCCGCACCTCCGACGAGTCGCTGCGCCACTCGGTGCAGCACCTCGCGCACGGCGCCGACGCGATCATGTTCTTCCAGTGGCGCCAGTCCGCCGCGGGGGCGGAGAAGTACCACTCGGCGATGCTCCCCCACGCCGGCACGGACACCGACGTGTGGCGCAACACCGTCCGCCTGGGGAACCTGCTCAAGGCGGTCGGCGAGGTGCGCGGCGCCACGCAGCGCCCGCGCGCGGCCGTGCTGTTCGACTGGCCGTCGACGTGGGCCGCGCAGCTCGACTCGCACCCGACGGACGCGCTCGACCCCCGGCAGCAGGCCGTCGCGCTGCACCACGCGCTCGCCCGCCGCGCCGTCGAGGCGGACGTCGTGCGCGCCACCGACGACCTCACGGGCTACGACCTCGTCCTCGTCCCCGCGCTGTACCTGGTGACCGACGAGGGCGCGGCCGCCGTCGCCGCCGCGGCCGAGCGCGGTGCGTCCGTGCTGGTCACGTTCTTCTCCGGGATCGTCGACGAGCACGACCACGTGCGCCTCGGCGGCTACCCGGGGGCGTTCCGCGACCTGCTCGGCGTGCGCACCGAGGAGTTCTGGCCCCTGCAGCCCGACGAGCGCGTCCGGCTGGACGACGGCACCGAGGGCGAGCTGTGGAGCGAGAAGGTGCACGCGCTGGACGGCACCGATGTCGTCCGCCGCTTCGTCGGCGGTCCGCTCGACGGGGTGCCGGCCGTGACGCGCCGCTCGGTCGGCGAGGGTGCCGCCTGGTACCTCGCGACCTGGCCGACCGACGCGGACGCGCTGCAGCGGGTCGTCGACGCGCTCGTCGAGGAGTCCGGCGTGCCGCGCGTCGTCCCCGATTTGCCCGAGGGCGTCGAGGTGACCCGCCGGGTCGCCGACGACGGCCGGTCCTGGCTGTTCGTGCTCAACCACACGGACGCCCCGGTCACGGTCGCGGCGTCCGGACGCGCCCTGGTGGACGCGCGCGACGTCGACGGCACGCTCGAGGTCGCGGCCGGCGCGGTCGAGGTGGTGCGCGAGGCGTCCTGA
- a CDS encoding PrsW family intramembrane metalloprotease — protein MSTTPYGSAGAPGWPGTPSTATSHQPAAVPTQWAGGRGRSATATVVAALGLALAGLAALAGIAVVMLQVGMGPGLTGTLLALVPLGLVLAGVRWLDRWEPEPRGALVFALLWGAGVAVLVSAVVNDLAAWTVANATGSLDAGAVVAAVVSAPIIEEVAKGAGVLVLYLARRRYFDGVVDGIVYAGMVAAGFAFTENILYFGRAGEALAETFVLRGLATPFAHLLFTACTGAALGLAARSRSRGTVWWALPVGLLGAMVAHSAWNLTSVLAGGSYLSVYVLVQVPIFLGVVGIALWLRGKERQVVQHRLTEYAQAGWFAPHEVQMLSSLRLRRAAVDWAGRVGGPAAAAAMRDFQRRATTLAFRRQLAVSGRADLRTHGLDERETLASLTGDRSRVLASAGRA, from the coding sequence GTGTCGACCACCCCCTACGGCAGCGCCGGCGCACCCGGCTGGCCCGGTACGCCCAGCACCGCGACGTCCCACCAGCCGGCCGCCGTGCCCACGCAGTGGGCGGGCGGACGTGGGCGCTCGGCGACCGCGACGGTCGTCGCCGCGCTCGGTCTGGCCCTCGCGGGGCTCGCGGCGCTCGCGGGGATCGCGGTCGTCATGCTGCAGGTCGGCATGGGTCCCGGCCTGACGGGGACGCTCCTCGCGCTCGTGCCCCTCGGCCTGGTGCTCGCCGGGGTCCGGTGGCTCGACCGGTGGGAGCCCGAGCCGCGCGGCGCGCTCGTGTTCGCGCTGCTGTGGGGCGCCGGCGTCGCCGTGCTGGTCTCGGCGGTGGTCAACGACCTGGCGGCGTGGACCGTCGCCAACGCGACGGGGAGCCTGGACGCGGGCGCGGTCGTCGCCGCCGTCGTGTCGGCCCCGATCATCGAGGAGGTCGCGAAGGGCGCCGGGGTGCTGGTGCTCTACCTCGCGCGGCGGCGCTACTTCGACGGTGTGGTCGACGGGATCGTCTACGCCGGGATGGTCGCCGCGGGCTTCGCGTTCACGGAGAACATCCTCTACTTCGGGCGCGCGGGCGAGGCGCTCGCCGAGACGTTCGTGCTGCGCGGCCTCGCGACGCCGTTCGCACACCTGCTGTTCACGGCGTGCACGGGTGCCGCGCTGGGTCTGGCGGCGCGCTCGCGCAGCCGGGGCACGGTCTGGTGGGCGCTGCCGGTCGGCCTGCTCGGCGCGATGGTCGCGCACTCCGCCTGGAACCTCACGTCCGTCCTGGCGGGCGGGTCGTACCTGAGCGTCTACGTGCTCGTGCAGGTGCCGATCTTCCTCGGGGTCGTCGGCATCGCGCTGTGGCTGCGCGGCAAGGAGCGCCAGGTCGTGCAGCACCGGCTCACCGAGTACGCGCAGGCCGGCTGGTTCGCGCCGCACGAGGTGCAGATGCTGTCGTCCCTGCGGCTGCGCCGGGCGGCGGTCGACTGGGCCGGCCGCGTCGGCGGGCCCGCGGCGGCGGCGGCCATGCGGGACTTCCAGCGGCGCGCGACGACGCTCGCGTTCCGCCGTCAGCTCGCGGTCAGCGGGCGCGCCGACCTGCGCACCCACGGCCTCGACGAGCGCGAGACGCTCGCGTCGCTCACCGGGGACCGCAGCCGCGTGCTCGCCTCGGCCGGCCGGGCCTGA
- a CDS encoding Gfo/Idh/MocA family protein — protein sequence MNESDQNPTAPRPPSHRATEGDPAVVPAFAPPPPGRRRRRYAVVGTGHRAGMYVAALTGEHADVGEIVAWCDTNPGRMAYYDAQVGEALGLGGPAGLPQYDADDVERMVDEQRVDVVVVTTPDHAHAGVVARALDAGADVVVEKPLTTTVEGCRTIVRAVARTGRDVVMTFNYRYAPRNSSLREVIASGEIGRVTSVHFEWVLDTVHGADYFRRWHRDKRNSGGLLVHKSSHHFDLVNWWLHDVPARVYASGGLRFYGDDNAAARGMGPRPERGTGTTGDPWSLDLTHDPRLKALYLDAEHHDGYRRDQDVFGPGITIEDNMALVVDYRGGATLTYSLNAHSPWEGYRVVVNGTEGRAELEVVERGAVILDADGRAVLDPSATPEGVAAQAARPEGERLLVQRHWEPAREWRIPQGIGGHGGGDAILLMDVFRRDLRLGPDPLGRAAGYRDGLRAVAVGIAANRSLATGRPVLVDDLGLGDLDPAADGDGAELPATPPAGTPRAEASADAPAAPSAGDAPAAPSAGAAPAAPSADPTSATVPTGAAR from the coding sequence GTGAACGAGTCCGACCAGAACCCGACCGCACCGCGTCCCCCGTCCCACCGCGCGACCGAGGGTGACCCCGCCGTCGTGCCCGCCTTCGCCCCGCCGCCGCCCGGGCGCCGCCGCCGCCGGTACGCCGTCGTCGGCACGGGTCACCGCGCCGGCATGTACGTCGCCGCCCTCACCGGCGAGCACGCCGACGTCGGCGAGATCGTCGCCTGGTGCGACACCAACCCCGGGCGCATGGCGTACTACGACGCGCAGGTGGGCGAGGCGCTGGGCCTCGGCGGCCCGGCCGGACTGCCGCAGTACGACGCCGACGACGTCGAGCGCATGGTCGACGAGCAGCGCGTCGACGTCGTCGTCGTCACGACGCCCGACCACGCGCACGCCGGCGTCGTCGCCCGCGCCCTGGACGCCGGCGCCGACGTCGTCGTCGAGAAGCCCCTGACGACGACCGTCGAGGGCTGCCGCACGATCGTGCGCGCGGTCGCCCGCACCGGACGGGACGTCGTCATGACGTTCAACTACCGGTACGCGCCGCGCAACTCCTCGCTGCGCGAGGTCATCGCGTCGGGCGAGATCGGACGCGTCACGAGCGTGCACTTCGAGTGGGTGCTCGACACCGTGCACGGCGCCGACTACTTCCGCCGCTGGCACCGGGACAAGCGCAACAGCGGCGGCCTGCTCGTGCACAAGTCGAGCCACCACTTCGACCTCGTCAACTGGTGGCTGCACGACGTCCCGGCGCGCGTCTACGCGTCCGGCGGGCTGCGCTTCTACGGCGACGACAACGCGGCGGCCCGCGGCATGGGCCCGCGTCCCGAGCGGGGGACCGGCACGACGGGCGACCCGTGGTCGCTCGACCTGACCCACGACCCGCGCCTCAAGGCCCTCTACCTCGACGCCGAGCACCACGACGGCTACCGCCGCGACCAGGACGTCTTCGGTCCCGGCATCACGATCGAGGACAACATGGCGCTCGTCGTGGACTACCGCGGCGGGGCCACCCTCACGTACTCGCTCAACGCGCACAGCCCCTGGGAGGGGTACCGGGTCGTCGTCAACGGCACCGAGGGACGCGCCGAGCTCGAGGTCGTCGAGCGGGGGGCCGTGATCCTCGACGCCGACGGACGCGCCGTGCTCGACCCGTCCGCGACGCCCGAGGGGGTCGCGGCCCAGGCCGCGCGACCCGAGGGGGAGCGGCTGCTCGTGCAGCGGCACTGGGAGCCGGCGCGCGAGTGGCGCATCCCGCAGGGCATCGGCGGGCACGGTGGCGGCGACGCGATCCTGCTCATGGACGTCTTCCGTCGCGACCTGCGTCTCGGTCCCGACCCGCTGGGACGGGCCGCGGGGTACCGCGACGGGCTGCGCGCCGTCGCGGTCGGCATCGCCGCGAACCGCTCGCTCGCCACCGGCCGCCCGGTGCTCGTCGACGACCTGGGGCTGGGCGACCTCGACCCGGCGGCCGACGGCGACGGCGCCGAGCTGCCCGCGACCCCGCCCGCCGGCACGCCGCGTGCGGAGGCGTCCGCCGACGCTCCCGCCGCACCGTCGGCCGGCGACGCGCCCGCCGCACCCTCGGCCGGCGCCGCGCCCGCCGCCCCGTCGGCCGACCCGACCTCCGCCACCGTCCCCACCGGAGCCGCCCGATGA